The following nucleotide sequence is from Bacteroidota bacterium.
CGGCAAATACCGGCATTCATGAAACTATATAATCATAACAGTTATTTTGCAGCTTTTGCCATTTCCTGACAATGTTCTGCGTGAGTTAGGTGTTCGCGTAATTTTGGTAAGGTATTGCTTGCTAAAGATTTAACCTCGGCATTTTCACAATCATCCACTGCTTTTTCAAAACTATCAATGGCATCTTTATGATACTTAACCATTACGTCAGAATATTCTTTATCAAAGTCAGCACCTTCTTTTTTGGAAAGATTTTCGTACTTTCTTTGTGCTTCGTTTTCAGCATAAGTTGGAATGGAAATACCTAATTTAGTAGCCAATGCAATTACTTCAGCATGAAGTTTTTTATGGTCGTCAATAAACATGGTAGCCATGTCTTTTGTTTCCTGCATAGTTGCAGAACTTGCAGCGAGCTCAGATAGGTAAATGCCATCGAGATTCGTTTCAGCCGCAGCTCTTAAAAAGTCTGCATCCGGTCCTTTATCATCTCGTTTTTCTTCAGTGGTTAAACCATCGTCATTCATGTCGGCAGTTTTTGAATTGTTACAAGAAATTATTACAAGAGCAAACACAGGTAACGTAAGGATTAAA
It contains:
- a CDS encoding DUF4142 domain-containing protein, which encodes MKLKNLILTLPVFALVIISCNNSKTADMNDDGLTTEEKRDDKGPDADFLRAAAETNLDGIYLSELAASSATMQETKDMATMFIDDHKKLHAEVIALATKLGISIPTYAENEAQRKYENLSKKEGADFDKEYSDVMVKYHKDAIDSFEKAVDDCENAEVKSLASNTLPKLREHLTHAEHCQEMAKAAK